A stretch of the Limnothrix sp. FACHB-406 genome encodes the following:
- a CDS encoding class I SAM-dependent methyltransferase — MTSRSATFGYFGGWFDQRFGSAPQARYPTFKSAIGLFLQHLGDRRDGVIVETGTQRLPDDWGAGCSTTIFGETLETFDGGRLWTVDLSPENLTTSQHCTQHVAQRIEYVCSDSVTFLKQFDRPIDLLYLDSLDWWDDPQIQQQSQAHQLAEIEAAWDKLRQGCIILLDDNGLPGGGKARLTKEFLSQQGWSCILDYQQSLWISEKVMF; from the coding sequence ATGACTTCACGATCTGCGACATTTGGCTATTTTGGGGGCTGGTTTGACCAACGCTTTGGGTCAGCCCCCCAAGCCCGCTATCCAACGTTCAAGTCAGCGATCGGGCTGTTTTTGCAACACTTGGGCGATCGGCGGGATGGGGTGATTGTGGAAACCGGCACTCAGCGACTACCCGACGACTGGGGAGCTGGCTGCTCAACCACCATCTTTGGTGAAACCCTAGAAACCTTTGATGGCGGTCGTCTTTGGACGGTGGATCTGTCGCCGGAAAATCTGACCACTTCCCAGCACTGCACCCAGCATGTGGCTCAGCGAATTGAGTATGTTTGCAGTGATTCGGTGACCTTCCTCAAACAGTTCGATCGCCCGATCGACTTGCTGTATTTGGATAGTTTGGATTGGTGGGACGATCCTCAAATTCAACAACAATCCCAGGCCCATCAACTGGCAGAAATTGAAGCCGCCTGGGATAAATTACGCCAAGGTTGCATCATTTTGCTCGATGACAATGGGTTACCGGGCGGTGGCAAAGCCCGACTCACGAAGGAATTCTTAAGCCAGCAGGGTTGGAGCTGCATCCTCGACTATCAACAGAGTCTTTGGATTTCCGAGAAAGTCATGTTTTAA
- a CDS encoding endonuclease MutS2, with product MSPLPSSLIANQAESIQIETLELLEWPRLCQHLATFTATKLGAIVARQLPIPGDRRTSEALLAQTREAWELERSATGGLNFGGIADIGSALDRATRGGVLAGEELLEVATTLSGARNLRRAIDQREDLPALAALVEELRTYPELEQEIHYCIDDRGDVTDRASPKLAEVREKLRAGRDWIYQKLHNIMQQQSNAIQEPNISQRGDRFVIPVKASHKDVIRGIVHDTSSTGATLYVEPHTITEQNNRLRQWQRQEAIESEIVRRRLSEQIAEVASDLERLLAVATELDLAAARARYSFWIEGNAPRFIETGETLTLRQLRHPLLIWQQKHEQGRDVIPIDVRVDPTIRVVAITGPNTGGKTVTLKTLGLAALMAKAGLFVPAREPVELPWFSQVLADIGDEQSIEQNLSTFSGHIRRIVRILDVLEPDRPTTTDGLNVIAPERAHGGAPLPEGDFDDANNPEFNETETVGAQGLAPSADRPATNDDPNGLGAIATERAHGGAPLRERGLESLVLLDEVGAGTDPAEGSALAAALLEALADRARLTVATTHFGELKTLKYRDSRFENASVEFDDQTLSPTYRLLWGIPGRSNALSIARRLGLDEAVVTAAGDRVGGQSEDINRTIAGLEAERRRQEAKANEVAHLLQRAEFLHEQIDRKAQTLKEREEQLKQTQEAAVQKEIERARSEIAQVIRQLQRGTPTGQQAQQATAQVGEIAQRFLPSQQPKPKPKGYKPQVGERVRVPKLGGAAEVLAIDEADEEITIRMGLIKATLSFADVESLDGKKIEVQKPEPKPAPPKTKERSILRTSSNTLDIRGARVADAEIEVEQAIDRAISADFGCLWILHGKGTGKLRDGVRAHLKTHRLVERFEDAPREDGGTGVTIAYLR from the coding sequence GTGTCTCCGTTGCCATCATCACTGATTGCCAATCAAGCTGAGTCGATCCAGATTGAAACCCTGGAATTGTTGGAATGGCCGCGCCTTTGCCAGCATCTGGCAACCTTTACGGCAACCAAGCTGGGGGCGATCGTGGCCCGACAGTTACCGATTCCGGGCGATCGCCGTACCAGCGAAGCCCTGTTAGCCCAAACCCGCGAGGCCTGGGAGCTGGAACGCAGCGCTACGGGGGGCCTGAATTTTGGCGGGATTGCGGATATTGGCTCAGCGCTCGATCGGGCAACGCGGGGCGGTGTGCTGGCCGGTGAGGAACTGTTGGAAGTGGCCACCACCCTCTCCGGGGCCCGCAACCTGCGCCGGGCGATCGATCAGCGGGAAGATTTGCCGGCCCTGGCGGCCCTGGTTGAGGAGCTGCGGACTTATCCCGAGCTGGAGCAGGAAATTCACTACTGCATCGATGATCGCGGTGATGTGACCGATCGCGCTAGCCCCAAGTTGGCGGAAGTCCGCGAAAAGCTGCGGGCTGGCCGCGATTGGATTTACCAAAAGCTGCACAACATCATGCAGCAGCAGTCCAACGCGATTCAGGAACCAAATATTAGCCAACGGGGCGATCGGTTCGTGATTCCCGTGAAGGCCAGCCATAAGGACGTGATTCGCGGCATTGTCCACGACACGTCTTCCACGGGCGCGACCCTGTACGTGGAACCCCACACGATTACGGAGCAAAACAACCGCCTGCGCCAATGGCAACGGCAAGAGGCGATCGAGTCGGAAATCGTCCGGCGGCGGCTGAGCGAGCAAATTGCCGAGGTGGCTTCGGATCTGGAGCGACTGTTGGCGGTGGCTACGGAGCTGGATTTAGCCGCCGCGCGGGCCCGCTATTCCTTTTGGATTGAGGGCAATGCACCACGTTTTATTGAGACCGGTGAAACCCTGACCCTGCGGCAGTTGCGCCACCCGCTGTTGATTTGGCAACAGAAGCACGAGCAAGGGCGGGACGTAATCCCGATCGATGTGCGGGTGGATCCGACGATTCGGGTGGTGGCGATTACGGGGCCGAACACGGGGGGCAAAACCGTCACCCTGAAAACCCTGGGCTTGGCGGCCCTGATGGCGAAGGCGGGGCTGTTTGTGCCCGCGCGGGAGCCGGTGGAGTTGCCGTGGTTTAGCCAGGTGTTGGCGGATATCGGTGATGAACAGTCGATCGAGCAGAACCTGTCCACCTTTTCGGGCCACATCCGCCGGATCGTCCGCATCCTGGATGTCCTGGAGCCTGATCGCCCCACCACCACCGACGGGTTGAATGTGATCGCCCCGGAAAGGGCGCACGGCGGTGCGCCCCTACCCGAGGGTGATTTTGACGATGCCAACAATCCAGAATTCAACGAAACCGAAACCGTAGGGGCGCAAGGCCTTGCGCCCTCCGCCGATCGCCCCGCCACCAACGATGATCCGAACGGGTTGGGTGCGATCGCTACGGAAAGGGCGCACGGCGGTGCGCCCCTACGGGAACGTGGTCTGGAATCGTTGGTGTTGTTGGATGAGGTCGGCGCGGGAACCGACCCGGCCGAGGGCAGCGCCCTGGCTGCGGCCCTGTTGGAAGCTCTAGCCGATCGCGCCCGCTTGACCGTGGCGACGACGCACTTTGGGGAACTGAAAACCCTGAAATATCGTGACAGCCGGTTCGAGAACGCCTCGGTGGAATTTGATGACCAAACCCTCAGCCCCACCTATCGGTTGCTGTGGGGGATTCCGGGGCGATCGAACGCCTTGAGCATTGCCCGCCGGTTGGGGTTGGATGAAGCCGTGGTGACGGCCGCGGGCGATCGGGTTGGCGGCCAATCGGAAGACATCAACCGGACGATCGCCGGACTAGAAGCCGAACGCCGCCGCCAGGAAGCCAAGGCCAACGAGGTGGCGCACCTGTTGCAGCGGGCGGAGTTTTTGCATGAACAAATCGATCGCAAGGCCCAAACCCTGAAGGAGCGTGAAGAACAGCTCAAGCAAACCCAAGAAGCCGCCGTCCAAAAGGAAATCGAGCGGGCCCGTAGCGAAATTGCCCAGGTGATCCGGCAGTTGCAGCGGGGCACACCCACGGGCCAGCAAGCCCAGCAAGCCACGGCCCAGGTGGGCGAAATTGCCCAACGATTTCTACCGTCTCAGCAGCCGAAACCGAAACCCAAGGGCTACAAACCCCAGGTGGGCGAACGGGTGCGCGTGCCCAAGCTCGGCGGCGCGGCGGAGGTGCTGGCGATCGATGAGGCCGACGAGGAAATCACGATTCGGATGGGGCTGATTAAAGCGACCCTCAGTTTTGCCGATGTGGAATCCCTCGATGGCAAAAAAATCGAGGTGCAAAAACCGGAGCCAAAACCCGCGCCGCCGAAAACCAAGGAGCGATCGATCCTCCGCACCAGCAGCAACACCCTAGATATTCGCGGGGCCCGGGTGGCCGACGCGGAAATCGAGGTGGAACAGGCGATCGATCGGGCGATTTCCGCTGACTTTGGTTGCCTGTGGATCTTGCATGGCAAGGGAACCGGTAAACTGCGAGACGGCGTGCGCGCTCACCTCAAAACCCATCGACTGGTGGAACGGTTTGAGGATGCCCCCCGCGAGGACGGCGGCACGGGCGTGACGATCGCCTATTTGCGTTAG
- a CDS encoding NUDIX hydrolase, which produces MSEPTYRNPAPTVDLIIELVDRPHRPIVLIERKYDPLGWAIPGGFVDYGESVEDAARREALEETCLAVTLIEQFYVYSDPQRDARKHTMSVVFIATATGDPQAADDAQNLAIFNPWELPQNLCFDHDRILEDYLRYRYYGQRPRP; this is translated from the coding sequence ATGAGTGAGCCAACCTACCGTAATCCAGCCCCCACGGTGGATTTGATTATTGAATTGGTCGATCGCCCTCACCGCCCGATCGTGTTGATTGAGCGGAAATACGATCCGCTGGGTTGGGCGATTCCCGGCGGCTTTGTGGATTATGGCGAATCGGTGGAAGACGCGGCCCGGCGCGAAGCCCTCGAAGAAACTTGCTTGGCTGTGACCTTAATCGAGCAATTTTATGTGTATTCCGACCCGCAGCGGGATGCGCGCAAACACACCATGAGCGTGGTGTTTATTGCCACAGCAACGGGCGATCCCCAAGCGGCCGATGATGCCCAAAATTTAGCGATTTTTAATCCTTGGGAGCTACCCCAAAATCTTTGCTTTGATCACGATCGCATCCTCGAAGATTACCTCCGTTACCGCTATTATGGACAGCGACCTCGCCCCTGA
- a CDS encoding RidA family protein translates to MPKQVIQTDKAPNPVGPYNQAIVANGMLFASGQISIDPATNQLVHEGDVVAQTERVMQNLEAVLEAGGTSFANVVKTTIFLANMDDFTMVNMVYARYFSEVTAPARATVEVARLPKNVLVEIDCTAIVD, encoded by the coding sequence ATGCCTAAACAAGTTATTCAAACCGACAAAGCGCCTAACCCCGTTGGTCCCTATAACCAAGCGATCGTCGCGAATGGAATGCTGTTTGCCTCGGGACAAATTTCCATTGATCCGGCCACGAATCAGCTCGTCCATGAAGGCGATGTGGTGGCCCAAACGGAACGGGTGATGCAAAATCTGGAAGCAGTTTTGGAAGCCGGAGGAACCAGTTTTGCCAATGTGGTGAAAACCACAATTTTCTTGGCGAATATGGATGATTTCACCATGGTAAATATGGTTTATGCCAGATACTTTTCTGAGGTAACAGCTCCGGCGCGGGCAACCGTGGAAGTGGCTCGTTTGCCCAAGAATGTATTGGTGGAAATTGACTGCACCGCCATTGTTGATTAA
- a CDS encoding glycerol-3-phosphate acyltransferase, giving the protein MTSEQTLGLLLLLTLCPALGALPLTDWIVRWGTGKRLRRLGTGNVSVSAAFYHAGPWWGLLAVSGEALKGLGAVWLARQFFPIESGWEWLTIGGVVLGRYWVGRGAGMTNATWGAIAHEPSAALLTGLLSVSGFAFTRDRQTSRLLALALYPLMLGLLNPNGVDRVVGAVLVAALLAWICQTMPEDLALGRSGAAAGSQGAMGFFQGKADSMLSLDQPLDPQRAGTKAATLSRLKAWGYPVLPGWILLPGDDPVLLANRLAGQGELTEGVAQAIFDPPLIVRSSAIGEDGDRSAAAGLYCTVSDVRTPLELVEAAAVVFVSYDAPEAIEYRRDRNLPDASMAVLVQPQIAGAFSGVAFSRDPVTQQGEAVLVEALPGSAAQVVSGRITPESYRIDLSELDVTAWRESRSVAFPGPANPPQSIESELRALATSTRPLAAETGTGDVPGWLVREVALLTRDLESHFDGVPQDVEWTFDGQHLWILQARPITTLLPIWTRRMAAEAIPGVIRPLTWSINRPMTCGAWGRLFTLVLGDRAAGLDFLETATLFHGRAYFNVTLLADLFRRMGLPPESLEALTHGGKMSRPPLTATLRNLPGLWRLLGREWNLDRSFQRDWEQWFEPGLQSLETLPAEQFSEPERLLVRAEQIMGLLDRATEYSILAPLSAALRQAIGRRKPEQLDPSRHPEVAATRWLQNLAQRMQAVLSLERIRALDQAPAVWAALAESPEGREILASFQVFLDTYGYLSEVGTDVAVPTWREAVEIPQTMLLQLAKTPITQPSNPRRQTSIAQRRLDLKGQVAELYNKLLAQLRWTFVALEQQWQAIGLLQQEGDIFYLELAEIRQWVAHPQNQNLQRILTARIAQRRQAFADWCETPAAPLVYGQEPPLCALEWSAAAARSTLRGLGGSPGRVEGRVIVIRSLSELTLAPAIDQRSILVIPHADAAWGPLLVRAGGLICEAGGRLSHGAIVAREYRIPAVMDIPNATQRLRTGQLLRLDGTTGTIEILD; this is encoded by the coding sequence ATGACCAGCGAACAGACCTTGGGCCTTCTACTGTTGCTAACCCTTTGTCCGGCTTTGGGAGCTTTGCCGCTCACGGACTGGATTGTGCGTTGGGGCACGGGCAAACGGTTGCGACGGTTGGGCACGGGAAATGTCAGCGTCTCGGCGGCTTTTTACCATGCGGGGCCCTGGTGGGGCCTGTTGGCTGTGTCGGGGGAGGCCCTGAAGGGATTGGGCGCGGTGTGGTTGGCTCGGCAGTTTTTCCCGATCGAGTCGGGCTGGGAATGGCTGACGATCGGGGGTGTTGTGTTGGGGCGCTACTGGGTGGGCCGAGGCGCGGGCATGACCAATGCCACTTGGGGGGCGATCGCCCATGAACCCAGTGCGGCGTTGCTAACGGGGTTGCTGTCGGTGTCTGGGTTTGCCTTCACGCGCGATCGCCAAACCAGTCGGTTGCTGGCCCTGGCGCTCTATCCGTTGATGTTGGGGTTGCTGAATCCCAATGGGGTCGATCGGGTGGTGGGGGCTGTGTTGGTGGCGGCTTTGCTGGCCTGGATTTGCCAAACCATGCCCGAGGATCTGGCCTTGGGGCGATCGGGAGCGGCCGCCGGTTCTCAAGGGGCCATGGGCTTTTTTCAAGGCAAGGCAGATTCAATGCTCTCTCTCGATCAACCACTGGATCCACAACGGGCCGGCACGAAGGCCGCTACCCTGTCCCGCTTGAAGGCTTGGGGCTATCCGGTTTTGCCCGGTTGGATTTTGCTGCCGGGAGATGATCCCGTGCTGTTGGCCAACCGCTTGGCGGGCCAGGGCGAGTTAACTGAAGGGGTGGCCCAAGCCATTTTTGATCCGCCTCTGATTGTGCGATCGTCCGCGATCGGGGAGGACGGCGATCGCTCGGCCGCCGCTGGCTTGTATTGCACCGTCAGTGATGTGCGTACCCCCTTGGAGTTGGTGGAAGCGGCGGCGGTGGTTTTTGTGTCCTATGACGCACCGGAGGCGATCGAGTATCGGCGCGATCGCAACCTGCCCGATGCCAGCATGGCCGTGCTGGTGCAACCACAAATTGCCGGAGCCTTTTCGGGAGTAGCCTTCAGCCGCGATCCCGTGACGCAACAGGGCGAAGCGGTTTTGGTGGAAGCCCTGCCCGGTTCCGCTGCCCAGGTGGTTTCCGGGCGCATCACCCCCGAATCGTACCGGATTGATTTGAGTGAATTGGATGTGACGGCCTGGCGCGAGTCCCGATCGGTTGCCTTTCCGGGCCCGGCCAATCCACCCCAGTCGATCGAGTCAGAATTGCGCGCCCTCGCCACCAGCACGCGCCCCCTGGCCGCCGAAACCGGAACCGGCGATGTGCCCGGCTGGTTGGTGCGGGAAGTGGCCCTGTTGACGCGGGATTTGGAATCTCACTTTGATGGCGTTCCCCAGGATGTGGAATGGACATTTGACGGCCAGCACCTGTGGATTTTGCAGGCTCGCCCCATCACCACCCTGCTACCCATTTGGACGCGGCGGATGGCCGCGGAAGCCATTCCCGGCGTAATTCGGCCCCTCACTTGGTCCATTAACCGGCCCATGACCTGTGGGGCTTGGGGGCGACTGTTCACGCTGGTTTTGGGCGATCGGGCAGCGGGATTGGATTTTTTGGAAACGGCCACCCTATTCCACGGCCGCGCCTATTTCAACGTCACCCTGTTGGCGGATCTGTTTCGGCGGATGGGCTTGCCGCCCGAGAGCTTGGAAGCCCTCACCCACGGGGGCAAAATGAGCCGGCCACCCCTCACGGCCACCCTGCGCAACTTGCCGGGGCTTTGGCGGCTGTTGGGTCGGGAGTGGAATTTGGATCGATCGTTTCAGCGCGACTGGGAACAGTGGTTTGAACCCGGACTCCAAAGCCTGGAAACCCTGCCAGCAGAACAGTTTTCAGAGCCAGAACGCCTCCTGGTGCGGGCAGAACAGATTATGGGGCTGCTCGATCGCGCCACGGAGTACAGCATTTTGGCCCCCCTGAGTGCGGCCCTGCGCCAGGCGATCGGCCGTCGCAAACCGGAGCAACTCGATCCCAGCCGCCACCCGGAAGTGGCCGCCACCCGCTGGCTCCAGAATTTGGCTCAACGGATGCAAGCGGTTTTGTCCTTGGAGCGAATTCGCGCCTTGGATCAGGCCCCGGCCGTTTGGGCCGCCTTGGCAGAGTCACCGGAAGGGCGGGAAATTCTCGCTAGCTTTCAAGTGTTTCTGGACACCTATGGCTATTTGAGCGAAGTGGGAACCGATGTGGCCGTGCCCACCTGGCGCGAGGCGGTGGAAATTCCACAGACCATGCTGTTGCAGTTGGCCAAAACCCCAATCACCCAGCCTAGCAACCCTCGCCGTCAAACCTCGATCGCCCAGCGCCGTCTTGATTTGAAAGGGCAGGTGGCAGAACTCTACAACAAGCTTTTGGCGCAACTGCGATGGACTTTTGTGGCCCTAGAGCAGCAGTGGCAGGCGATCGGCCTGTTGCAGCAGGAAGGCGACATTTTTTATCTGGAATTAGCTGAAATTCGGCAATGGGTGGCTCACCCCCAAAACCAAAACCTGCAACGGATTCTGACCGCTCGGATTGCCCAACGCCGCCAGGCCTTTGCCGATTGGTGCGAAACGCCGGCCGCTCCGTTGGTCTATGGCCAAGAGCCGCCCCTTTGTGCGCTGGAGTGGAGTGCGGCGGCGGCGCGATCGACCCTCCGTGGGTTGGGCGGTAGTCCCGGCCGGGTGGAGGGGCGTGTGATTGTGATTCGATCGCTGAGTGAACTGACCCTGGCTCCGGCGATCGATCAACGATCCATTTTGGTGATTCCCCATGCGGATGCAGCTTGGGGGCCCCTTCTGGTGCGGGCTGGCGGCCTCATTTGCGAGGCGGGGGGGCGCTTGTCCCACGGAGCGATCGTGGCGCGGGAATATCGAATCCCAGCGGTGATGGACATTCCCAACGCCACCCAACGACTCCGCACGGGGCAACTGTTGCGGCTGGATGGCACAACCGGCACGATCGAGATCTTAGATTGA
- a CDS encoding SHOCT domain-containing protein yields MDVQRLQSIANRHGFSVAAVSHLADKIRSGRGTMAQFNHPELGGAGQWMQGGMVMIGDLFNQSLKARVANLCQDLYQDLCQTWATELPTTPGVAHSTQVQYQSAPIAPPSQPSRQPPSQATPGQSPLPWNPMPPMDFGAVDCWWPRDWGQPSIQGRQNHLDYAYFAPFNRLALRQGGMVTVYDTTGYQITGFSQQQTTESQGLICFSSRGQVAVRQFPQLV; encoded by the coding sequence ATGGATGTTCAAAGGCTACAGTCGATCGCCAATCGCCACGGGTTCTCGGTGGCAGCGGTCAGCCATTTGGCCGACAAGATTCGATCGGGACGCGGAACCATGGCCCAGTTTAATCACCCGGAGTTGGGCGGGGCGGGTCAATGGATGCAGGGAGGGATGGTGATGATTGGGGATCTGTTTAATCAGTCCCTGAAAGCTCGGGTGGCTAACCTGTGCCAAGACTTGTACCAGGACTTGTGCCAGACCTGGGCGACAGAATTGCCAACCACTCCAGGTGTTGCCCACTCAACGCAGGTGCAATACCAAAGCGCCCCGATCGCCCCACCCAGTCAGCCATCTCGCCAGCCCCCCAGTCAAGCAACCCCCGGCCAGTCGCCGCTCCCCTGGAACCCCATGCCGCCCATGGACTTCGGAGCGGTCGATTGCTGGTGGCCAAGGGACTGGGGCCAGCCCTCAATCCAAGGCCGCCAAAACCATCTGGATTATGCTTATTTTGCGCCGTTCAATCGCCTGGCCCTGCGACAGGGTGGAATGGTGACTGTTTATGACACCACGGGTTATCAGATTACGGGATTCAGCCAGCAACAAACGACGGAAAGCCAGGGGCTGATTTGTTTCAGTTCCCGGGGACAGGTGGCGGTTCGTCAGTTCCCACAGTTAGTTTGA
- a CDS encoding ABC-2 family transporter protein, translated as MGQIRRSGAIFRALSTTYYAYMLEYRAELLLWALSGAVPFILMGAWVKAAETGQFGLSSIQFAQYYLAAFIARQMNVVWVVWEFEKEVNQGLLSPKLLQPIDPVWHHLVSHLTERFVRLPIIGLLVILFFVLYPQSFWLPSATNLLGFMIITLLAFGLRFLIQYTFAMGAFWMEKAAALEQAWFFIYLLGSGILAPLEVFPPLVRSIVEWTPFPYLIHFPAALLMGLPVDWGKGLLAIGLWSGFFYGLNRWLWRRGLRQYSGMGA; from the coding sequence ATGGGACAAATTCGGCGATCGGGAGCCATCTTCCGCGCCCTGAGCACCACCTATTACGCCTATATGTTGGAATATCGGGCGGAATTATTGCTTTGGGCCCTTTCGGGGGCCGTGCCGTTCATTTTGATGGGTGCTTGGGTCAAAGCGGCGGAAACGGGGCAATTCGGGCTGTCTTCCATCCAATTTGCTCAATATTACCTAGCCGCATTCATTGCTCGACAAATGAACGTGGTTTGGGTGGTTTGGGAATTTGAAAAAGAAGTGAACCAAGGTCTCCTTTCGCCCAAGCTTTTACAGCCGATCGACCCAGTTTGGCATCACCTGGTTTCCCACCTCACGGAGCGATTTGTGCGATTGCCGATCATTGGGTTGCTCGTGATCTTATTTTTTGTGCTCTATCCCCAATCATTTTGGCTGCCTAGCGCCACAAATCTCTTGGGGTTTATGATCATTACGCTTTTGGCCTTTGGCCTGCGATTTTTAATTCAATACACCTTTGCCATGGGGGCATTTTGGATGGAAAAAGCGGCCGCCCTGGAACAGGCTTGGTTTTTTATTTATCTGCTGGGTTCAGGAATTTTGGCTCCGTTGGAAGTGTTTCCGCCCCTGGTGCGATCGATTGTGGAATGGACTCCATTTCCTTATCTGATCCACTTTCCCGCTGCGTTGTTGATGGGTTTGCCGGTGGATTGGGGTAAGGGACTCTTGGCGATCGGGCTGTGGAGTGGCTTTTTTTATGGCTTGAATCGTTGGCTCTGGCGGCGGGGTCTGCGGCAATATTCCGGCATGGGAGCCTAA
- a CDS encoding bifunctional (p)ppGpp synthetase/guanosine-3',5'-bis(diphosphate) 3'-pyrophosphohydrolase: protein MVVAVSHHYSPIDEYPSLSLPTWLSQCLMEDFHHPQGTERPLGNSLICRAFQFAYDLHQDQYRASGEPYIAHPVAVAGLLRELGGSPEMIAAGFLHDIVEDTATTPEDLEAKFGAEVRFLVEGVTKLSKFNFSSKKEQQAENFRRMFLAMAKDIRVIVVKLADRLHNMRTLEHLAPEKQRRISQETMDIFAPLANRLGIGRFKWELEDLSFKYLQPDAYREIQELVAEKRTDREARLDRVLQILRDRLNQLGIQSAETSGRPKHLYGIYQKMQRQNKSFWEIYDIAAVRVIVQSVDECYRALAVVHDEFRPIPGRFKDYIGLPKPNRYQSLHTSVIGLTGRPLEVQIRTEEMHRVAEYGIAAHWKYKETGGSHLAASTDDEKFIWLRQLLEWQSDLKDAHEYLENVKKNLFEDEIYVFTPKGDVIALSNHATPVDFAYRIHTEVGNHCAGALVNRRMVTLDTGLQNGDIIEIITQKNAHPSLDWLNFVVTATARNRIRLWYKRSRREENISRGRELLEKELGKQGFESFLKSAPMQAVAERCNYHSVDDTLAALGYGEITLNMLLGRIREVVKTAQPVAEAVIMPSSSPRPHGDSGSNRHRLSPILGVEGLLHHMAGCCHAVPGEPIVGVVTRSSRGLAIHRQDCSNLANVPGDRLVPVSWNPEVTNVGRQPTYPVEIRVETIDRVGVLKDILTRLADSNVNVNRAAVKTKPGETAMITLGIDICDRTQLDRVFTHIRKMSDVIDLRRVFQNAE from the coding sequence ATGGTTGTCGCCGTTTCCCACCATTACTCGCCCATTGATGAATATCCCAGCCTGTCGTTGCCCACCTGGCTCAGCCAATGTTTAATGGAGGATTTTCATCATCCCCAAGGCACAGAACGCCCCCTAGGCAACAGCTTGATTTGTCGAGCCTTTCAATTTGCCTATGATCTGCATCAAGATCAATATCGGGCTTCCGGTGAACCCTACATTGCCCATCCGGTGGCCGTGGCTGGTTTGCTGCGAGAATTGGGGGGCAGCCCCGAGATGATTGCAGCGGGTTTTCTACACGATATTGTGGAAGACACGGCTACAACCCCGGAAGATTTGGAAGCCAAGTTTGGTGCAGAAGTGCGATTTTTGGTGGAAGGGGTCACGAAGCTTTCTAAGTTTAATTTTTCTAGTAAAAAAGAGCAGCAGGCGGAAAATTTCAGGCGAATGTTTTTGGCGATGGCCAAGGACATTCGTGTGATTGTGGTGAAACTGGCCGATCGCCTGCACAATATGCGAACTTTGGAGCATCTGGCTCCGGAAAAACAGCGCCGAATTTCCCAAGAAACCATGGATATTTTCGCGCCCTTGGCCAATCGTCTGGGCATTGGGCGCTTTAAGTGGGAACTGGAAGATCTGTCGTTTAAATATCTTCAACCGGATGCCTATCGGGAAATTCAAGAACTGGTGGCGGAAAAACGCACCGATCGCGAGGCCCGGCTCGATCGGGTGTTGCAAATTCTGCGCGATCGGCTCAACCAACTGGGCATTCAAAGCGCCGAAACCAGCGGCCGGCCCAAGCATCTCTATGGCATTTACCAAAAGATGCAGCGTCAGAATAAAAGCTTCTGGGAAATTTATGACATTGCTGCCGTGCGCGTCATTGTCCAATCGGTTGATGAATGTTACCGCGCTTTAGCCGTGGTTCATGATGAATTTCGCCCCATCCCTGGCCGGTTCAAGGATTACATTGGTCTGCCCAAACCCAACCGCTATCAATCGCTTCATACCTCAGTAATTGGCTTGACGGGACGGCCCTTGGAGGTGCAAATTCGCACCGAAGAAATGCATCGAGTGGCGGAATACGGGATTGCAGCCCACTGGAAATATAAGGAAACGGGTGGTAGCCACTTGGCCGCCAGCACCGATGATGAAAAGTTTATTTGGCTGCGGCAATTGCTGGAATGGCAAAGCGATCTGAAGGATGCGCATGAGTATCTGGAAAATGTTAAGAAAAATCTCTTTGAGGATGAGATTTATGTCTTTACACCCAAGGGCGATGTGATTGCCCTCAGCAACCATGCAACCCCGGTGGATTTTGCCTACCGGATTCATACGGAGGTGGGCAACCATTGCGCGGGGGCCCTGGTGAATCGCCGGATGGTGACCCTGGATACGGGCCTGCAAAACGGCGACATCATTGAAATCATCACCCAGAAAAATGCGCACCCCAGCCTTGACTGGCTGAATTTTGTGGTGACAGCCACTGCCCGCAACCGGATCCGGCTGTGGTACAAGCGATCGCGCCGGGAAGAAAACATCAGCCGCGGCCGCGAGCTGCTGGAAAAGGAACTGGGTAAGCAAGGGTTTGAAAGTTTTCTGAAGTCCGCACCCATGCAGGCGGTGGCGGAGCGCTGCAACTACCACAGCGTGGATGACACCCTGGCCGCGCTGGGCTACGGGGAAATTACGTTGAATATGCTGCTGGGGCGGATTCGTGAGGTGGTGAAAACCGCGCAACCGGTGGCCGAGGCGGTGATTATGCCGTCGTCCAGCCCGCGCCCCCACGGGGATTCGGGGTCAAATCGCCATCGCCTGTCGCCCATTTTGGGGGTGGAAGGGCTGTTGCATCACATGGCGGGCTGTTGTCACGCGGTGCCGGGTGAGCCGATCGTGGGGGTGGTGACCCGCAGCAGCCGGGGCTTGGCCATTCACCGCCAAGATTGCAGCAATTTGGCCAATGTGCCGGGCGATCGCCTGGTTCCGGTGAGTTGGAACCCCGAGGTGACCAATGTGGGTCGCCAGCCCACCTATCCCGTGGAAATTCGGGTGGAAACGATCGATCGGGTGGGGGTGCTCAAGGATATTTTGACCCGACTGGCGGACTCGAATGTGAACGTGAACCGGGCCGCCGTGAAAACCAAGCCGGGTGAAACGGCCATGATCACCTTGGGCATTGACATCTGCGATCGAACCCAGCTCGATCGGGTCTTTACCCACATTCGCAAGATGAGCGACGTGATTGATCTGCGGCGGGTTTTCCAAAACGCGGAATAG